The window TCGTTGCATCAGGTTCAAAGGTCGGCTCAAAGAAGTACAAGTTCATGGCCGCAACAACAAACGAGAAATACTGCCCGACAATCCGCGACAAGGTAGAGGACTCCAAGGTCCCCGAGGGCGTCAGTGCAGTCTATGAAATAGTAATCGACGGTGTCGACGAGGATTCAATCAGGGAAGCTACAAAAGCCGGAATCGAGGCTGCTACACTTGTTCCGGGAGTAAAGCTTATCTCTGCAGGAAACTTCGGAGGAAACCTCGGACCGTTCAGGTTCGACCTCCACGAGATCCTCAAAGAATAAACCACCTTTTTTGCATGTTAAATCTGTTCGGAAAACTTTTCCGGCATGTTTTTAACCGAGATATTTCCTGCCGGGCATCTTATTTCTGCCCCGAATGCAATCAAACAGATTATATAATATGCCGCCGAAAATTCTGTTAACGAAATTTTCGGTGACAAACTTAACATGGTTACGCTTACACCTTCCGAAGTAAGGGAAAAATACGGGCAGATGTTCTGCAAAAAGTTTCTTGTTATAGTTGATGAAAAGGCAGGAAAAGCTGAAATTATTGAAAACTGTCGTCACAGGGGGGCAATAGAATGGGACGTCATGAACCGCAAAAGAGCAGGCGGCGCAGTTGAGTCAATAAGCGTTGAAGGCGCTTCAATGACTATTTCGGCAAAACTTGGGACATACCCCATAAACTTCGGTGCCGCAGGAGAGCATATAGGAGGACAGGCACTTGAAGGTGTAACAGTCAGCAGAAACCTTGTAACAACAAAGTGGGCCGGAATTGCAGGAGCAGGCGTGGGGATTGCGGTGTGCCTCCCACAGGCGCCAGGCGTCATCAAAACAGAATACCCCACAGATGACGACCTGAATGCAGGCGGTGCGAGGACTTGCAGGACTAGCATTGTCTCTCCCAAATATGTCAGGGTCTCTATAGGAATTGACGACACTGATACAAAGGAGTCCGGTGCCACCTGGGTCCTTGCATCAAAATGCGCCGAAGCGTGCAGCATTGAAGGTGTCGAATACCTTAACATGAGACTTATCCAGCTCAACCCTAAAGTCCCGAACAAGACCACAAACTGCGTAGGTTCAGCTCTCAACTTTGCGGTCCTTCCCGAAAAGGAGAAAGAGCTTCTTGATTTCGTCAGGGATTACATTGAAGAAAGGGCTGTAAGCAACAGCACCGGTATCGCCGTTTTAAGGGGGCTTTCAGTTCCCGAATCGCCATACCTTGAAAAGATCAAAACCGAAATCCTGACGCAGGAGGAATGCGAAAGGGAGGCGGAAAGGCTCGGTATAGAGTACATAGATTCTGCTTGCGGAAAGGGAAGAATAGGTGCTCTTGGCGCCGTTTTGTGGGCCAACAGAAATATAGAGGCGGCAGGTCTTTATGGTGAGCATCTCTGAAGCGGACATCGTGGAAAAAGGTGCAGGGGAAAGGGGCATGTCGGCATATAATGAGCCTTTTCTCCCCGGAAATCCTTACTCCGTAATATACCCGGAAATCCTTGCGGTCGCATCCGAAGACAAAAAAAGAATAGAGCTTATCGAAAGATTCGACTGCATAGGCGGCGCCATGTGGGTCAGACAGCACTACGTCAAAAGCCCTCTTGTAAAGTCTTCAAAAATCGTCGGGAATACCCAGAGGTTTATGCTTGACGCCGGAATTGTCAGCCTTGACCTTAAAGGGTCATACTTTCCCGCAGGCATCTGCGGAGCAAAGGTAGAAGACGAGGAGATATCAGTCACATATCTTGGAATGGGCGGTGGAGGCGTAGGCGCAAGCGTATGCAGGTCTTCTGCCGGTGGTGTTCTCAGGCACAGGACCGACCCCTGCGGGGGAGGAAAGATTGCAGGCTCAACAATCTGGCTTCCGAAATACACAAGGGTCATAATAGGACTTGACGACACTGACACACCGGAAAATGGTGCAACATGGACTCTTGCACACAATATATCAAAGGCAGTCGAAGACGAAAACTCAAGATATCTCTCCCACACCATAACCCAGCTCTTCCCGGTCCCCTACAGGACTAAAAACTGTGTTGCAGTCGCATGCGAGTTCGCAACAACAGAGCCGGAGAGGCTTATCGACAGGTTTGAAGATTACGTCAGGAAATACACACTTTCAGACAGCACAGGTCTCTGCGCATATATAGGATTCGACCCGTCGCCTCTTTCCGAGTACGCATGTTCAGTCAAGAAAGGGGAAGTGAAAAAGGAAAGTTTTGACAAAATCAGGAAATTCCTTGAGATAAGAATGGAAGGTCAGGGCATAATAGGGGCCGCCGCCTCGATACCGTTTTACACGAACTACGATGAGGCCCTGACGATATGAACAGCCCTTCCTGCAGCCCGAAGAACTGCCACCCGGCATCCCGGGAAAAACATGACCTGCCGGAGACGACCACCCTTAAAGAGGTCAAGGCATACCTGTTGTCAAACGGGACTGCAAGGATTACCGGAGAAGAACCAGAAAAAAACGCAGAGTCACACGCAGGTCCTGGCGCAGGAAAAAGGGGGTCAGTCTTTTTTTCTGACGGCTGTACAAGAGTCAGGCTTTCATTGGACGACAAAAGCCCTGTTGAGATTAAAAACTTCGGGAAGAATGCGGAAATGCACGTAAACGGGCGCACAATAACAGGATTTCTTGAGCCTGCGGCGTGGCACTGCCCTAAGCAGGCATATATCACGGTAAGCGAAGGGTGCATATTCGGGTGCAGGTTCTGTGCAGTCCCTAAACAGGATATGAGAGTCAAAACCGCCGGTGAAATCGAAGAAATGGTCGGTTCGGTAAAAGATTGGATAGAATGCATATCTATAACAAGCGGGGTCGCAGAAAGCCCTGAAGAGGACGAAGAGCAGATTATAGAGATTTTAAAAAGACTGGATAAATTTGGCCTCCCTATTGGTGTTTCAATATACCCGGCCCCCGACACTCCCGCAAGACTTCATGACGCAGGAGTACGCGAGGTCAAGTTCAACCTCGAAACCGCAACCGACAGACTGTTTCGCGAGATCTGCAAAGGGACCGACAGAGATGCAATAAAGAAGGCACTGTCAGAGTCCGTCAGGTTATTCGGAAAGAACAGGGTCTTTTCAAACGTCATCTTAGGTCTCGGTGAAACCGATGTGGAAATGAAGGAGTGCATATCAGGTCTGTGCATGGAAGGCGTTATCCCGGTCATAAGACCTCTTACGCCTTCAGGAGAACTATCAGGCTACAGGCGCCCCTCTGAAGAGAGAATCAGACAGACCTCGGAATTTCTCAAAAATGAGCTTGAAAAATACGGCCTTGACACGACAAAGGCACACACGATGTGCACAAAATGCACAGGGTGCGACCTTGTTCCGGGAAGGGATTTATAATGAAGACCTCCGCGGTTCTTGCAGAGGCCGTGATTAAAGGGGCGGACACCTGCTACTGCGTACCGGGCTATCCTGTAACAGAACTTGCGGAGATGTGCCGCAGTGAATATGTAATCAATGAAAAAACCGCCCTCGAGTATGCCCTCGGCGACTCCCTTTCAGGTCTGAGATCCGTTGTCATAGTCAAAAACGCCGGGATGAACGCCCTGTGCGACCCTCTTGTACAGTCGGTGACACAGGGACTCAGAGGAGGAGTTGTTCTAATCGCAGGAGACGACACAGAGGCAAAAGGGTCACAGAACAGGCAGAACTCAAGGTATTTTGCAGAGGCTGCGAAAGTCCCGCTCTTGGAACCCGGGCCTGAAGATGTACCCTCGTCAGTCTGGACTGCAATGCAGGTCTCGGAAAGGTTTTCAAGGGTCTGCCTTATAAGAATGACGCAGGACGTCCT of the Methanomicrobium sp. W14 genome contains:
- a CDS encoding tRNA(Ile2) 2-agmatinylcytidine synthetase — protein: MVTLTPSEVREKYGQMFCKKFLVIVDEKAGKAEIIENCRHRGAIEWDVMNRKRAGGAVESISVEGASMTISAKLGTYPINFGAAGEHIGGQALEGVTVSRNLVTTKWAGIAGAGVGIAVCLPQAPGVIKTEYPTDDDLNAGGARTCRTSIVSPKYVRVSIGIDDTDTKESGATWVLASKCAEACSIEGVEYLNMRLIQLNPKVPNKTTNCVGSALNFAVLPEKEKELLDFVRDYIEERAVSNSTGIAVLRGLSVPESPYLEKIKTEILTQEECEREAERLGIEYIDSACGKGRIGALGAVLWANRNIEAAGLYGEHL
- a CDS encoding radical SAM protein; this encodes MNSPSCSPKNCHPASREKHDLPETTTLKEVKAYLLSNGTARITGEEPEKNAESHAGPGAGKRGSVFFSDGCTRVRLSLDDKSPVEIKNFGKNAEMHVNGRTITGFLEPAAWHCPKQAYITVSEGCIFGCRFCAVPKQDMRVKTAGEIEEMVGSVKDWIECISITSGVAESPEEDEEQIIEILKRLDKFGLPIGVSIYPAPDTPARLHDAGVREVKFNLETATDRLFREICKGTDRDAIKKALSESVRLFGKNRVFSNVILGLGETDVEMKECISGLCMEGVIPVIRPLTPSGELSGYRRPSEERIRQTSEFLKNELEKYGLDTTKAHTMCTKCTGCDLVPGRDL
- the mmp11 gene encoding methanogenesis marker protein 11 — its product is MSAYNEPFLPGNPYSVIYPEILAVASEDKKRIELIERFDCIGGAMWVRQHYVKSPLVKSSKIVGNTQRFMLDAGIVSLDLKGSYFPAGICGAKVEDEEISVTYLGMGGGGVGASVCRSSAGGVLRHRTDPCGGGKIAGSTIWLPKYTRVIIGLDDTDTPENGATWTLAHNISKAVEDENSRYLSHTITQLFPVPYRTKNCVAVACEFATTEPERLIDRFEDYVRKYTLSDSTGLCAYIGFDPSPLSEYACSVKKGEVKKESFDKIRKFLEIRMEGQGIIGAAASIPFYTNYDEALTI